The following are from one region of the Rosistilla carotiformis genome:
- the argH gene encoding argininosuccinate lyase, giving the protein MASPSRSGVFDSASDSRLEQFCESISFDRRLYEVDIEGSSAHAQMLAVQGLISGKECDQIIEALEAIRGELDADTLPMRTELEDVHMHVEQALIDRLGDVGRKLHTARSRNDQVSTDFRLWIRAQLDLVDGLLADLQRAFLGRCEADFDVILPAYTHLQRAQPVLASHYWLAYIEKLARDRQRLADCRSRVNICSLGVAAVAGTSMDIDRKFTAEKLGFDDVTRNSLDTSSDRDFVVESAFVLTMIAQHLSGWSEEWILWSTEEFGFLKIPHAFCTGSSIMPQKVNPDVLELTRGKTARVVGNLQTLLVLIKGLPLAYNRDLQEDKPPLFDSFDTVIACLQLAIPIVSGSTLQRDRIASRLEHGYLDATTLMEYLMKKGLPQRTAHHLVGSLVGEAMKRKIPLSEMPLDAMQEAGVSVDNSIFDVLGTANAVRAYVSYGSSAPEQVRQQMKYWTALLS; this is encoded by the coding sequence TTGGCTAGCCCTTCACGAAGCGGCGTTTTTGATTCAGCATCCGACTCGCGGCTTGAACAGTTTTGCGAAAGCATCAGCTTCGACCGTCGACTCTACGAAGTCGACATCGAAGGTTCCTCGGCGCACGCGCAGATGCTTGCGGTACAAGGTCTGATCTCGGGAAAAGAATGCGATCAGATCATCGAAGCGTTGGAAGCCATTCGTGGTGAATTGGATGCCGACACGTTGCCGATGCGAACGGAATTGGAAGACGTTCACATGCACGTCGAACAAGCCTTGATCGACCGCTTGGGCGATGTCGGCCGCAAACTGCACACCGCCCGCAGCCGCAACGATCAGGTCTCCACCGATTTCCGACTGTGGATCCGTGCCCAATTGGATTTGGTCGACGGGCTGTTGGCCGATCTTCAACGCGCCTTCCTGGGACGCTGCGAAGCCGACTTTGATGTGATCCTGCCAGCCTACACGCACCTGCAACGGGCCCAACCGGTTTTGGCGAGCCACTACTGGTTGGCGTACATCGAGAAATTGGCGCGCGATCGTCAACGGCTCGCCGATTGCCGCAGTCGCGTGAATATTTGCAGCCTGGGCGTCGCCGCCGTTGCCGGGACCTCGATGGATATCGATCGCAAGTTCACCGCCGAAAAGCTGGGCTTTGACGACGTCACGCGGAACAGCCTGGACACCTCCAGCGATCGCGACTTTGTCGTCGAATCGGCGTTTGTGTTGACGATGATCGCACAACACCTGAGCGGTTGGTCGGAGGAATGGATTTTGTGGAGCACCGAAGAATTCGGGTTCCTGAAGATCCCGCATGCTTTCTGTACCGGCAGCAGCATCATGCCGCAAAAGGTCAATCCCGACGTGTTGGAACTGACGCGAGGCAAGACCGCGCGGGTCGTCGGCAATTTGCAGACCCTGTTGGTTTTGATCAAGGGATTGCCGTTGGCGTACAACCGCGACCTGCAAGAGGATAAGCCGCCGTTGTTCGATTCGTTCGACACCGTGATCGCGTGCCTTCAGTTGGCGATTCCCATCGTTTCGGGCAGCACCTTGCAACGCGACCGGATTGCGTCGCGGTTGGAACACGGGTACCTGGACGCCACGACGTTGATGGAATACCTGATGAAGAAGGGCTTGCCACAACGGACCGCCCATCATCTGGTCGGCTCGTTGGTCGGCGAAGCGATGAAACGCAAAATCCCGCTCAGCGAGATGCCTCTCGACGCGATGCAAGAAGCGGGCGTATCGGTCGACAATTCGATCTTCGACGTCTTAGGAACCGCCAACGCCGTGCGAGCCTACGTTAGCTATGGATCGTCGGCCCCCGAACAGGTCCGCCAACAGATGAAGTATTGGACGGCATTGCTGTCGTAG